In the genome of Atribacteraceae bacterium, the window AAGCCGGCGCCAAGCAGGCTTGACCAGCGCAATACCTCCCGGGAACGCTCAAAAAGGTGGGCACCCAAGTTTTGGCCAGCCAACGGAGAAACGGCCAGACCAAAGGAAAATGCGGGAAGAAAGGAAAGCTGGTCGATCCGCTGGGCCGCGCCGAAAGCCGCCACCACCGTTTTCCCGAAACTGTTTACCAGGGCCATGAGTACCAGGACCCCGATCGAGACTCCCACCTGTTGAATTCCAGCGGGAAGCCCCAGGCGGAAGATGAGCCTGACGATATCCGGCTGGAATCGGAGAGCATCCTTGTGGAAATGAATCGTCCTTTGCCGGTGGAGGAGGTATAGACCATACACTCCGGAAAATCCCTGGGCGATGACAGTTGCCAGTGCTGCTCCGGCAACCTCCATACGCGGGAACGGACCAATTCCCAAGATCATGAGCGGATCAAGAACCACGTTGATCACGGTGGACCAGCCCAGAAGCAGCAAGGGAGTCCTCGAGTCCCCGAAGCCCCGCATTACCGAACTGACTCCGTTAAAGACAAAGAGGGGTACGAGCCCAGTGAAAATGATGAGCAGGTAAGAAGAGGCGGCTGGAAAGATTTCCTCTGGTGTGTTGATCAGGCGGAGCAGATCCTGATGGAAGGCCAGTCCCAGAAACGTCAGCCCGATCCCCAAAACGACCATGATCATCAGTGAATTCCCCACCGTCTTTCGCGCTTCTTCTTCCTGATGGGCCCCTTGATACTGGGCGATCATGATGTTGGTGGCGATAGCCAGGCCGATGACGAACGACACCACGATAAAGAGCACCGGAAAGCTTACCGCGACGGCGGCCAACGCCCCCGGACCCAGGAAACGGCCCACCCAGATACTGTCGACCGTGCTGTAAAACGTTTGGAGCAAGTTTCCCAGCAAGAGGGGGACGATAAACACGAGGAGGTGCCGGGGGATGCTTCCAGTGGTAAAATCGATTCTATGTGCGTATTTCAAAAGGTCCACGCTTCTTTCTTCGGCTGATTGCAGCCGTTTCACCGGATTATATTATACATCCTCGCCCCGGGTCAGCCCTTAATGATTCAAGCGATTTTGAATTATAACTGAATGAGTGGGTGGAATTGGATAATTTTCTTGAAAATCTGGTTTTCTTTGTCTATACTGCGAGAGGAGTCGCCAACCTGGAAAGGGATAGGCGGAAACCAGGAACCAGGAGGCCGAATTCTTAACCTTGGTACCCTTTTATCGCTAATTTACTGGGGAGGTCATCGATGAACGAAGGGCGTTTTTACATAACTACACCAATATATTATGTCAACGACGTCCCCCACATCGGACACGCCTATACTACCTGCGCGGCCGATATTCTGGCCCGATTCCACCGATTGCTGGGGGAGCAGGTGTTTTTTCTGACCGGCACCGACGAGCACGGGGATAAAATTATCAAGGCGGCCCGGGAAGTGGGTATACCCCCCCGGCAGCTGGTCGACCGGGTGGTGCGGCGCTTCCAGGAGTTGTGGGCGAGTATGGATATTTCTCATGACGATTTCGTCCGGACTACCGAAGAACGGCATGTTCAAACAGTCCAGACCCTCTTCCGTATCCTCCAGGAAAACGGTTACATCTATAAAGGGGAGTACGAAGGCTGGTATTGTATACCCTGTGAGACTTTCTGGCCCGAGAACCAGCTAGACGAGCGATTGCGATGCCCGGATTGCGGGCGCTCTCTGGAACGGCTCAAGGAAGAAAGCTATTTTTTCGCTCTCTCTCATTTTGAACAGAAGCTTCTGGCTCATTTTGAAAAAACCCCCCGCTTAGTCATGCCCGAGAGCCGGTATAACGAAATCGTGAGTTTTATCCGGAGCGGTCTTAAGGACCAGAGTATTTCCCGGACGGGTATGGACTGGGGGGTGCCGGTGCCCGGAGACCCCACGCATACCCTCTATGTCTGGTTCGACGCCCTGATCAATTATGTGACCGCTACCGGTTTCCTCGACGACCGCGAGAGATTTGAAGCCTTCTGGCCGGTGGCCCACCATTTGGTGGGGAAGGATATCCTTCGTTTCCACGCTACGTTGTGGCCGGCGATGCTCATGGGCGCGGAGATTGCCCTGCCGAAGCGGGTTTTCGCCCATGGTTGGTGGACGGTGGAAGGTGAAAAAATGTCCAAATCCCGGGGGAACGTAGTCGATCCATGGCTGATGATTGACCGCTACGGAGTTGACCGGTTCCGCTATTTCATCATGCGGGAGGTTACCTTCGGGCTGGACGGTGATTTTTCGGAACGAGCCTTGCAGGAACGCTGTAATGCCGATTTGTCGGACAATTTCGGAAACATGGTCCACCGGTCGTTGAGTATGCTCTGGAAATATCGGGAGGGAAGAGT includes:
- a CDS encoding MATE family efflux transporter, with product MKRLQSAEERSVDLLKYAHRIDFTTGSIPRHLLVFIVPLLLGNLLQTFYSTVDSIWVGRFLGPGALAAVAVSFPVLFIVVSFVIGLAIATNIMIAQYQGAHQEEEARKTVGNSLMIMVVLGIGLTFLGLAFHQDLLRLINTPEEIFPAASSYLLIIFTGLVPLFVFNGVSSVMRGFGDSRTPLLLLGWSTVINVVLDPLMILGIGPFPRMEVAGAALATVIAQGFSGVYGLYLLHRQRTIHFHKDALRFQPDIVRLIFRLGLPAGIQQVGVSIGVLVLMALVNSFGKTVVAAFGAAQRIDQLSFLPAFSFGLAVSPLAGQNLGAHLFERSREVLRWSSLLGAGFSLIVSLVVFLLADRLIRIFIFDPAVVVIGVDYLRIVAFSYVPFSLLFVFSGFIRGAGDAVASTVLTLLAFVFIRLPLAYLLASQSSLRAQGIWIAMAISPVIGLLISIIYYQRGNWKTKILTDPKKAFGQPFPQE
- the metG gene encoding methionine--tRNA ligase, which encodes MNEGRFYITTPIYYVNDVPHIGHAYTTCAADILARFHRLLGEQVFFLTGTDEHGDKIIKAAREVGIPPRQLVDRVVRRFQELWASMDISHDDFVRTTEERHVQTVQTLFRILQENGYIYKGEYEGWYCIPCETFWPENQLDERLRCPDCGRSLERLKEESYFFALSHFEQKLLAHFEKTPRLVMPESRYNEIVSFIRSGLKDQSISRTGMDWGVPVPGDPTHTLYVWFDALINYVTATGFLDDRERFEAFWPVAHHLVGKDILRFHATLWPAMLMGAEIALPKRVFAHGWWTVEGEKMSKSRGNVVDPWLMIDRYGVDRFRYFIMREVTFGLDGDFSERALQERCNADLSDNFGNMVHRSLSMLWKYREGRVSRPINYRDGEWEDLLTDVRGNIFRFMDVFAFAQVLEQIWKLAHFGNRYIDRRTPWLLYKDPSRARELDEILYRLCDASRLLALLVYPFLPRSAQKLWDMLGLPGRLAECRIIEELSWERGPAAYTPASPQPLFPRLIEEEKEEGEVRRETG